The genomic interval GCTCGCTACGCGGGCTTACCGAGGAAAAACCGCTCGGGGTCGAAGACGCGCAACATGGCGAGTTCCTCCGGTGTGGGCGGGGCAAGCTCGGCGAGGTCATCCGCCACGCGCAGGTTCCATCCGCAGCGCTGCTGGATCTCCCGCACGCATTCCTCGCGGTTCGCACGCGCGTGGCGGAAGTACCCGGTGAGCAGCAGCGTCTCGCCGCCGCGTTTTTCGAAGCGGCCCATGGTCGAGACCACGCAGCCGACACGGGTTCCGGGGCTGGTGACATAGCTGACGGACTTGACGAAGGTCTGCCGCCGCTGTGCGGCCACGACAACGGTCTCCTGCGCGGCGGTCACGATGTCGTTGGCCCCGCCCGATCCGACGATGAACTGGCCGTTCTCGGCAAACGTCGAGTTGATGTTGCCGTACTGGTCGATCTGCGCCGCGCCGACCACCGCGAGACACTGGTTCGTACCCCCACAGCCGTGCAGGCCCAGCGCTTCGAAGACATCCGTCAGCATCGTCGTCGTCGGCAGGTTCCAGTAGTTGAGCAGGAAGGGGTCGCCCGGACGCGGATCGTGGCCGTACATGCCCACCTCGGCGACCATGCCGAACTCGACTCCCGCTTGCCGGAGGCGATGCGCGGCCAGCCACGCCATCAGCGCCGCCTGGCCGACGCCAGAAAGCACGGTCCGGTAGTGCTTCGCCGTGATCCGCTCGGCGATCACCCGCGCGCCCTCGACGATCATCTCCTCGATCGGACCAGCAGGACGCGGCGCATCGAACGTGGCGGCGTGACGTTCCAGCTCGTCCCGCCACGCCTGCGGCTTGGCCAGATCGAACAGTTTCCGCAGCCGCTGATCACCGAGCTTGCGCAGATAGTGCTCCTGGTCCTGCACATCGAGGATCCACTCGCGCACCCACTCGGCGTACGTGGCCTCGTCGTCTTGCACGCGGCGATGCTCGCCCATGAAATCGTAGTCGTTCGCGTACGCAGTGAACTCCGGCATGTCTCGGCAATAGTTCCCGTACGGATGGGAGCCGAAGGGCACTTCGCTGACAGCCAGTACACGCTCTGCGGGAATACGGACGAGATGCGCATAGCGGCGGACGACGCTGGTGGGAACGATCTGGTGCGCGGTGACGATCACGCCTTCCCGCGCCGCCAACGCGCCGTACACGTTCTCCTGATACGGGGGAAAACAGACGGCGTTGCCAGCTGGGTCCGCGGCCCAGGCATGGACGAAGCTGATGTCCGGATGGTAGGCGCGGATCACCCCTTGCCGCTGGTCCGGATCAAATGGGTCGGGAATCTCAGCGAAGTCGCCGCTCTTGCCGAGCTCTGCGGCCATGGAACTCCCAACGATGGATCGCGTGGTCAGGAACGGCACGCCCATCGCTCCGGCCAGCAGACGCTGGGAGATCGTCAACATCGTCCAGTTCTCGATCTCCAGCTCCTTGCGGGCCAGCGCGCGCG from Candidatus Binatia bacterium carries:
- a CDS encoding CoA-transferase, with the protein product MSLWRDIVEHQIAPVHDSRQDKRLNLAEAIRRFVRPGMKINPCSLQSRPVAALYELCRQFAGKHPQFEFISSSLSGNYLQLVHLGLLKRAVVSFAGEGYPTPGPSPIIARALARKELEIENWTMLTISQRLLAGAMGVPFLTTRSIVGSSMAAELGKSGDFAEIPDPFDPDQRQGVIRAYHPDISFVHAWAADPAGNAVCFPPYQENVYGALAAREGVIVTAHQIVPTSVVRRYAHLVRIPAERVLAVSEVPFGSHPYGNYCRDMPEFTAYANDYDFMGEHRRVQDDEATYAEWVREWILDVQDQEHYLRKLGDQRLRKLFDLAKPQAWRDELERHAATFDAPRPAGPIEEMIVEGARVIAERITAKHYRTVLSGVGQAALMAWLAAHRLRQAGVEFGMVAEVGMYGHDPRPGDPFLLNYWNLPTTTMLTDVFEALGLHGCGGTNQCLAVVGAAQIDQYGNINSTFAENGQFIVGSGGANDIVTAAQETVVVAAQRRQTFVKSVSYVTSPGTRVGCVVSTMGRFEKRGGETLLLTGYFRHARANREECVREIQQRCGWNLRVADDLAELAPPTPEELAMLRVFDPERFFLGKPA